One genomic window of Grus americana isolate bGruAme1 chromosome 29, bGruAme1.mat, whole genome shotgun sequence includes the following:
- the LOC129197869 gene encoding EF-hand calcium-binding domain-containing protein 12-like has protein sequence MENQEVSACQNCHNRKPGQKATRCRGPRYRSIHRIIFAPPVARPASPFLKPTWATDFCHFSVLQLSQEEEDSLRPTEITSGIEEGLQTAEAWNQGRRQLRTELESFGDIEKWLRQKPSPNDQEKRYRERPKARRADRRAVVQSAVTDSLDQSPPKSSQPQKGSIPLVCTPYPQALVTPHNLLQKKKLRLVDVFKKAGMERRKIKREDFIKVIKETKVPISDKDLEDAVIFLTSSKPGNLTSPEDLTECQKQWLEMRKGQSQESRTGVEAQFQKATCKTATCPPPAGGTAKGMKPRAPTKPERQLIRLEVPPVNTKPERQNLSCDEMEETGKLSLSRRRWEKSKDSPIEWKEKMPDGEI, from the exons atggaaaatcaGGAAGTGTCAGCTTGCCAGAATTGCCACAACCGCAAGCCGGGACAGAAAGCGACAAGATGCCGAGGGCCCAGGTACAGGAGTATCCACAG gattatttttgcTCCACCTGTGGCAAGACCAgcttctccctttctgaaacCAACTTGGGCCAcagatttctgtcatttttctgtcttgcagctgtcccaggaggaggaagatagCCTCAGGCCCACAGAGATCACCTCTGGTATAGAAGAGGGTCTACAAACGGCGGAGGCTTGGAATCAGGGCAGGAGGCAGTTGCGAACCGAGCTGGAAAGCTTTGGGGACATTGAAAAATGGCTGAGACAAAAACCTTCCCCAAATGATCAAGAAAAAAGATACCGGGAAAGACCAAAGGCACGCAGAGCAGACAGGAGGGCTGTTGTCCAGTCGGCCGTGACCGACAGCCTGGAC CAGTCACCGCCAaagagcagccagccccagaaGGGCAGCATTCCCCTTGTTTGTACACCATACCCCCAGGCTCTTGTCACGCCGCATAACctcctgcagaaaaagaagctgaGGCTGGTGGACGTATTCAAGAAGGCTGGcatggagaggaggaagatcAAGAGAGAAGACTTCATTAAAGTCATCAAGGAG ACCAAAGTTCCCATCAGCGACAAGGATCTGGAGGACGCGGTCATCTTCTTGACTTCCTCAAAACCGGGGAATCTTACAAGTCCCGAAGACCTGACTGAGTGTCAAAAGCAGTGGCTGGAAATGAGGAAAGGACAATCCCAAGAGAGCAGAACAG GGGTAGAAGCTCAGTTCCAGAAAGCCACCTGCAAAACTGCCACTTGTCCACCACCTGCTGGGGGCACAGCCAAAGGGATGAAGCCTCGTGCTCCTACCAAGCCCGAAAGACAGTTAATACGCTTGGAGGTTCCACCAGTCAACACCAAGCCAGAACGACAAAACCTGAGCTGTGATGAAATGGAAGAGACTGGAAAGCTCTCTCTTTCTCGGAGACGGTGGGAGAAG AGCAAAGACAGCCCGatagaatggaaagaaaagatgccGGATGGTGAGATCTGA
- the LOC129197788 gene encoding EF-hand calcium-binding domain-containing protein 12-like has translation MENQEVSACQNCHNRKPGQKATRCRGPRYRSIHRIIFAPPVARPASPFLKPTWATDFCHFSVLQLSQEEEDRLRPTEITSGIEEGLQTAEAWNQGRRQLRTELESFGDIEKWLRQKPSPNDQEKRYRERPKARRADRRAVVQSAVTDSLDQSPPKSSQPQKGSIPLVCTPYPQALVTPHNLLQKKKLRLVDVFKKAGMERRKIKREDFIKVIKETKVPISDKDLEDAVIFLTSSKPGNLTSPEDLTECQKQWLEMRKGQSQESRTGVEAQFQKATCKTATCPPPAGGTAKGMKPRAPTKPERQLIRLEVPPVNTKPERQNLSCDEMEETGKLSLSRRRWEKSKDSPIEWKEKMPDGEI, from the exons atggaaaatcaGGAAGTGTCAGCTTGCCAGAATTGCCACAACCGCAAGCCGGGACAGAAAGCGACAAGATGCCGAGGGCCCAGGTACAGGAGTATCCACAG gattatttttgcTCCACCTGTGGCAAGACCAgcttctccctttctgaaacCAACTTGGGCCAcagatttctgtcatttttctgtcttgcagctgtcccaggaggaggaagatcgCCTCAGGCCCACAGAGATCACCTCTGGTATAGAAGAGGGTCTACAAACGGCGGAGGCTTGGAATCAGGGCAGGAGGCAGTTGCGAACCGAGCTGGAAAGCTTTGGGGACATTGAAAAATGGCTGAGACAAAAACCTTCCCCAAATGATCAAGAAAAAAGATACCGGGAAAGACCAAAGGCACGCAGAGCAGACAGGAGGGCTGTTGTCCAGTCGGCCGTGACCGACAGCCTGGAC CAGTCACCGCCAaagagcagccagccccagaaGGGCAGCATTCCCCTTGTTTGTACACCATACCCCCAGGCTCTTGTCACGCCGCATAACctcctgcagaaaaagaagctgaGGCTGGTGGACGTATTCAAGAAGGCTGGcatggagaggaggaagatcAAGAGAGAAGACTTCATTAAAGTCATCAAGGAG ACCAAAGTTCCCATCAGCGACAAGGATCTGGAGGACGCGGTCATCTTCTTGACTTCCTCAAAACCGGGGAATCTTACAAGTCCCGAAGACCTGACTGAGTGTCAAAAGCAGTGGCTGGAAATGAGGAAAGGACAATCCCAAGAGAGCAGAACAG GGGTAGAAGCTCAGTTCCAGAAAGCCACCTGCAAAACTGCCACTTGTCCACCACCTGCTGGGGGCACAGCCAAAGGGATGAAGCCTCGTGCTCCTACCAAGCCCGAAAGACAGTTAATACGCTTGGAGGTTCCACCAGTCAACACCAAGCCAGAACGACAAAACCTGAGCTGTGATGAAATGGAAGAGACTGGAAAGCTCTCTCTTTCTCGGAGACGGTGGGAGAAG AGCAAAGACAGCCCGatagaatggaaagaaaagatgccGGATGGTGAGATCTGA